In Plodia interpunctella isolate USDA-ARS_2022_Savannah chromosome 1, ilPloInte3.2, whole genome shotgun sequence, one DNA window encodes the following:
- the CadN gene encoding neural-cadherin isoform X9, whose amino-acid sequence MVDPLKIFWVLTNSTYLVTKFIRIGIADKNDNPPYFDKELYEAEVDENEDIQHTVLTVTAKDHDESSRIRYEITSGNIGGAFAVKNMTGAIYVAGALDYETRKRYELKLAASDNLKENYTTVVIHVKDVNDNPPVFERPTYRTQITEEDDRNLPKRVLQVTATDGDKDRQQNIVYFLTGQGIDPDNPANSKFDINRTTGEIFVLKPLDRDQPNGRPQWRFTVFAQDEGGEGLVGYADVQVNLKDINDNAPIFPQGVYFGNVTENGTAGMVVMTMTAIDYDDPAESNNAKLWYSIEKNVIEEETGSPIFEIEPETGVIKTAVCCLDRERTPDYSIQIVASDGGGLKGTGTASIRVKDINDMPPQFTKDEWFTEVDETDGTNLPEMPILTVTVHDEDETNKFQYKVIENSGYGADKFTMVRNNDGTGSLKIVQPLDYEDQLQSNGFRFRIQVNDKGEDNDNDKYHVAYSWVVVKLRDINDNKPQFERANIEVSVYENAEVGKSLETFKATDPDQGGKSKVSYAIDRSSDRKRQFSINQEGTVSIQRSLDREDTPRHQVKILAIDDGVPPRTATATLTVIVQDINDNAPTFLKDYRPVLTEHITPKKVAEILATDDDDRSKSNGPPFQFRLDPGADDIIRASFKVEQDQKGANGDGMAIVSSLRSFDREQQKEYLIPIIIKDHGNPAMTGTSTLTVVIGDVNDNKMQPGSKEILVYNYQGQAPDTEIGRVYVYDLDDWDLPDKKFFWESTEHPNFTLNEETGMIQMKHKTREGRYHLKFKVYDRKHTQTDVPANVTVYVKDISHEAIINSGSLRISGISDEDFVRVWNYKTLSVSRSKLDIFKDKLADLLNTERENIDIFSVQLRKKHPPVTDIRFSAHGAHYYKPIRLNGIVLMHREEIERSVGINITMVGIDECIYENQMCEGSCTNVLDISNLPYMVNANKTALVGVRVDVIAECTCGARNFTQAETCRNSPCYNGGRCIEGKYGLTCSCPPGYTGPRCQQTSRSFKGTGWAWYPALEMCDNSHLSFEFITRKSEGVLLYNGPIVPPEPEEIMVSDFISVELERGNPRLLIDFGSGTLELRVKTKKSLDDGEWHRIDIFWDTENVRMVVDYCKSADIQEMEDGTPPEFDDSTCQATGTIPPFNEYLNVNAPLQIGGLYIEHFDPTHYHWQYMPIGKGFDGCIRNLIHNSKLYDLAHPGLSRNSVAGCPQTEEICNQADTTSRCWEHGTCVGSFSEARCQCQPGWTGPSCNLPTTPTSFRPQSYVKFALSFEPDRFSTQIQLRFRTREPHGELFRVSDQHNREYGILEVKDSRLHFRYNLNSLRTEERDVWLYSVPVDDGQWHIARVSRYGSAATLEIDGGEGRRYNETFTFEGHQWLLVDKQEGVYAGGKAEYTGVRTFEVYADFQKGCLDDIRLEGKHLPLPPAMNGTQWGQATMARNLDRNCPSNSPCINVHCTEPFVCVDLWNEYECTCPGGSRRAAGTCVNVNECLENPCLNGGTCLDREPARRYDCICAFGYTGHDCELELLASGVITPSRDFIIAIIVCLFLLLVLVLVFVVYNRRREAHIKYPGPDDDVRENIINYDDEGGGEDDMTAFDITPLQIPIGGPLPDHAPAKLPYPLIGVGLGVGPMGVGVAPGVGVPLPGETNVGMFIEEHKRRADSDPNAPPFDDLRNYAYEGGGSTAGSLSSLASGTDDETHEYDYLGAWGPRFDKLADLYGPDMDEQL is encoded by the exons CGTCGCGTATTCGATACGAGATCACGAGCGGGAACATAGGCGGCGCCTTCGCCGTCAAGAACATGACGGGGGCGATCTACGTGGCGGGTGCACTCGACTACGAAACTAGAAAACGG TACGAGTTGAAGTTAGCCGCATCGGATAACCTGAAGGAGAATTACACGACAGTGGTGATTCACGTGAAAGACGTGAACGACAACCCGCCCGTTTTTGAGAGACCCACGTACCGCACACAGATCACAGAGGAAGACGACCGCAACCTTCCCAAACGTGTGCTACAG GTGACGGCAACGGACGGTGACAAAGATAGACAGCAGAATATCGTTTATTTCCTCACCGGTCAGGGCATTGATCCTGATAATCCAGCTAACAGCAAGTTCGACATTAATCGAACCACGGGAGAGATATTTGTCCTCAAA cCCTTAGATCGCGATCAGCCAAACGGTCGGCCTCAGTGGAGATTCACAGTATTTGCGCAGGACGAAGGAGGTGAAGGTCTCGTCGGTTACGCAGATGTTCAAGTCAATCTTAAAGACATCAACGATAATGCGCCCATTTTCCCTCAAGGAGTTTACTTTGGAAATGTCACAGAAAACGGCACAGCTGGTATGGTTGTTATGACAATGACCGCCATTGACTATGATGACCCCGCCGAAAGTAATAACGCGAAGTTGTGGTATTCTATTGAGAAAAATGTGATTGAAGAAGAAACTGGGTCacccatttttgaaattgaaccCGAAACAGGGGTGATCAAAACTGCTGTATGTTGTTTAGATCGCGAAAGAACACCAGATTATTCTATTCAGATAGTAGCTTCTGATGGGGGAGGATTAAAAGGTACGGGGACGGCATCCATACGAGTCAAAGACATTAATGACATGCCGCCACAGTTCACAAAAGATGAATGGTTCACCGAAGTCGATGAAACAGATGGCACTAATTTACCTGAGATGCCTATTCTTACTGTAACGGTTCACGATGAggatgaaacaaataaatttcaatacaaGGTTATTGAAAATAGCGGTTATGGTGCTGATAAATTTACTATGGTTAGAAATAATGATGGAACAGGCTCGTTAAAAATAGTGCAGCCTTTAGACTATGAAGACCAATTACAAAGTAATGGCTTCAGATTTAGGATACAGGTTAATGATAAAGGAGAAGATAACGACAATGATAAATATCACGTAGCTTATTCGTGGGTAGTAGTTAAATTAAGAGATATAAATGACAATAAACCACAATTTGAAAGAGCGAATATAGAGGTGTCAGTTTATGAAAACGCAGAGGTTGGTAAAAGTTTAGAAACATTCAAAGCAACAGATCCAGACCAGGGTGGTAAAAGTAAAGTATCTTACGCAATTGACAGATCATCTGATAGAAAACGTCAATTTTCTATTAATCAAGAGGGTACTGTGAGCATTCAAAGGTCATTAGACAGAGAAGATACCCCGAGACatcaagttaaaattttagcaATTGATGATGGCGTCCCACCAAGAACAGCAACTGCAACATTAACAGTAATTGTACAAGATATAAATGATAATGCTCCAACATTCTTAAAAGATTACAGGCCGGTCCTTACTGAGCACATTACTCCCAAAAAAGTAGCTGAAATATTAGCcacagatgatgatgatagatCAAAAAGCAATGGACCCCCATTCCAATTCCGATTGGACCCTGGCGCAGATGATATTATTCGTGCTTCCTTTAAAGTCGAGCAAGATCAAAAAGGTGCTAATGGAGATGGAATGGCCATTGTATCCTCTTTGCGATCTTTTGATAGAGAACAACAAAAGGAGTATCTTAttccaattattattaaggATCATGGAAATCCTGCTATGACTGGGACAAGCACCTTAACTGTTGTAATTGGTGATGTAAATGATAACAAAATGCAACCAGGTTCTAAGGAAATTCTTGTTTATAACTATCAGGGTCAAGCTCCTGACACTGAAATTGGACGAGTTTACGTGTATGATCTCGACGATTGGGATCTACCAGACAAGAAATTCTTTTGGGAAAGTACAGAACACCCTAACTTCACATTAAATGAAGAAACTGGTATGATACAAATGAAACACAAAACTAGAGAAGGTCGATATCATCTAAAGTTCAAAGTATACGATCGCAAGCATACGCAAACAGATGTCCCTGCCAATGTTACAGTGTATGTTAAAGACATTTCACATGAAGCCATAATAAATTCAGGATCGTTACGAATATCAGGTATATCAGATGAAGACTTTGTGAGAGTATGGAATTATAAAACACTAAGCGTGTCTAGAAGCAAGTTGGATATATTCAAAGACAAATTAGCAGATTTACTTAATACTGAACgagaaaatattgatattttcagCGTTCAGCTTAGAAAGAAACACCCCCCAGTTACCGATATAAGATTTTCTGCCCATGGTGCACACTATTACAAGCCCATCCGATTAAACGGCATAGTATTAATGCATAGAGAAGAAATTGAAAGATCTGTCGGAATTAATATAACTATGGTTGGCATCGATGaatgtatttatgaaaatcaaatGTGTGAAGGTTCTTGTACAAATGTTCTCGATATCAGTAATTTGCCCTATATGGTTAATGCGAACAAAACAGCTCTAGTTGGCGTGAGAGTAGATGTTATTGCAGAATGCACATGTGGAGCTAGAAATTTCACCCAAGCAGAAACCTGTCGGAATTCTCCGTGTTACAATGGTGGCAGGTGTATCGAAGGAAAATATGGATTAACTTGTTCATGTCCTCCAGGTTATACTGGGCCAAGGTGTCAACAGACATCAAGAAGTTTTAAAGGAACTGGTTGGGCTTGGTATCCCGCTTTAGAAATGTGTGATAATTCACATTTAAGTTTTGAATTCATAACGCGCAAATCGGAAGGTGTATTGCTTTATAATGGACCTATAGTACCACCTGAACCTGAAGAAATaatggtatcagattttatatctgtggaaTTAGAAAGAGGAAATCCTAGATTACTAATTGATTTTGGATCAGGAACATTAGAACTGAGAGTTAAAACTAAGAAGTCACTAGATGATGGAGAATGGCACagaatagatatattttgggATACGGAGAATGTCAGAATGGTCGTTGACTACTGTAAATCTGCGGATATTCAAGAAATGGAAGATGGAACACCTCCAGAATTCGACGATTCAACATGCCAAGCTACTGGAACAATACCTCCTTTTAACGAATATTTGAATGTTAACGCTCCATTACAAATTGGTGGTTTATACATAGAACATTTTGACCCAACTCATTATCACTGGCAATACATGCCAATCGGTAAAGGTTTTGATGGTTGCATACGGAATTTAATCCATAACAGCAAACTGTATGATTTGGCACACCCTGGTTTGTCAAGAAATTCTGTAGCAGGGTGCCCGCAAACAGAAGAGATTTGTAATCAAGCTGATACTACTTCAAGATGTTGGGAACATGGTACTTGCGTGGGAAGCTTTTCAGAAGCTAGGTGTCAATGCCAACCAGGTTGGACAGGACCCTCTTGTAACTTACCAACTACACCTACTAGCTTTAGACCTCAAAGTTATGTAAAATTTGCGCTGAGCTTCGAGCCCGATAGATTCAGCACACAAATTCAGCTACGCTTTAGAACTCGTGAACCGCACGGAGAATTATTTAGAGTGAGTGATCAACATAATCGAGAGTATGGTATTCTGGAGGTAAAAGACTCACGATTACACTTTAGATACAACCTTAATTCGCTTCGAACCGAAGAGCGAGATGTGTGGCTCTACTCAGTTCCAGTCGATGATGGTCAATGGCATATAGCGCGCGTAAGTCGTTATGGTAGTGCAGCCACTCTTGAAATTGATGGCGGAGAGGGAAGACGTTACAATGAGACCTTTACCTTCGAAGGACACCAATGGTTATTGGTAGACAAACAAGAAGGCGTATACGCAGGAGGCAAGGCTGAATACACCGGTGTAAGAACATTTGAAGTTTATGCAGACTTCCAAAAAGGTTGTCTCGATGACATCAGACTAGAAGGAAAGCATCTGCCGCTGCCACCAGCGATGAACGGGACGCAGTGGGGTCAAGCCACTATGGCTAGGAATCTCGATCGCAACTGCCCGTCAAACAGTCCTTGCATCAACGTCCACTGCACGGAGCCATTTGTTTGTGTTGACCTCTGGAATGAATATGAATGCAC GTGTCCTGGAGGCTCCAGGCGAGCGGCGGGCACATGCGTCAACGTGAACGAGTGTTTAGAGAACCCGTGCTTAAATGGCGGCACCTGCCTCGACCGAGAGCCTGCGAGAAGATACGACTGCATTTGCGCCTTCGGATACACCGGCCATGACTGCGAGCTCGAACTCCTGGCCTCAGGAGTCATCACACCATCAAGAGATTTCATTATAGCTATCATTGtctgtttatttttgcttttag TCTTGGTGCTGGTATTCGTGGTGTACAACCGACGTCGGGAGGCGCATATCAAATACCCTGGGCCTGATGATGACGTACGGGAAAATATCATCAACTATGATGATGAAGGCGGCGGTGAAGACGACATGACAGCCTTCGATATTACGCCTCTGCAGATACCGATAGGAGGACCTTTGCCTGATCACGCGCCCGCTAAACTACCat ACCCTCTGATTGGTGTGGGTCTCGGCGTGGGTCCAATGGGAGTGGGTGTGGCCCCAGGGGTGGGCGTGCCTCTGCCAGGGGAGACCAACGTGGGCATGTTCATAGAGGAGCACAAGAGACGCGCTGACAGTGATCCCAATGCCCCGCCTTTTGACGACCTGCGCAACTACGCTTATGAGGGCGGCGGCAGCACCGCGGGCTCACTTTCGTCGCTTGCTTCTG GTACCGACGACGAGACACACGAGTACGACTACCTGGGCGCTTGGGGCCCGCGCTTCGACAAGCTAGCCGACCTGTACGGGCCCGACATGGACGAACAGCTGTAG